A window from Chitinophaga filiformis encodes these proteins:
- a CDS encoding c-type cytochrome, whose protein sequence is MHLKRSYLVPLSLLLAASLCSLSLPQQEERAKNLKVLPKNISHEDLEKEMRGYNKALGVKCDFCHVRQTDNPKKLDFASDDKEEKETAREMLKMTMRINKKYFKSGKDAQGAQVMTVTCYTCHNGQKEPASKPPASQVPPAPPAPQAAQEAPQQH, encoded by the coding sequence ATGCATTTAAAACGGTCTTATCTTGTACCACTGTCCCTGTTGCTGGCGGCCTCACTATGTTCATTATCATTGCCGCAGCAGGAAGAAAGAGCAAAGAATCTGAAAGTATTGCCTAAAAACATCAGCCATGAAGATCTCGAAAAAGAGATGCGCGGTTACAATAAGGCGCTGGGCGTAAAATGTGACTTTTGCCATGTCAGGCAGACGGACAATCCCAAGAAACTGGATTTTGCCAGTGACGACAAGGAAGAAAAGGAAACAGCCCGTGAGATGCTGAAAATGACCATGCGCATCAATAAGAAATATTTCAAATCCGGTAAAGATGCGCAGGGCGCGCAAGTGATGACGGTGACCTGTTATACCTGTCACAACGGGCAGAAGGAGCCTGCATCCAAACCACCGGCATCACAGGTACCACCGGCGCCACCAGCTCCACAGGCAGCACAGGAAGCGCCTCAGCAGCATTGA
- a CDS encoding DUF4421 domain-containing protein → MKYFFLNLQLHISLFLLLQFSGAGCLYAQHANDSAWIKPFQKDNNMQLYGGYAGSSFIFQTKKTPRDYLHLLANNSGYTGVNLNYKYLSLFYEFTLPYTSLADRKTGLRSRNLELSQFGSRFGLEASYQHVNGMLFEVRRRRSEPPVTFEDIRYRKYALNLYLFANPKHFSYSAANFYSKLQQRTAGSWLFMVSPEYQQFSFSHANLVGNEMKDSMVYELVKPQPTWVSTIGYVGYAFNLVMDGGHWSINPTLLLGAGGQYPLYDSRFNPKQITLVYSALARMNCGYNGEHFFSYLSASHDYARNHLPAAHLHLQNSDFSVTLGYRFSSLKHKILGVI, encoded by the coding sequence ATGAAATATTTTTTTTTAAACCTACAACTGCACATCAGCCTGTTCCTTCTTTTACAATTTTCGGGAGCAGGCTGTTTGTACGCTCAGCATGCGAACGATAGTGCATGGATAAAGCCATTTCAGAAAGATAACAATATGCAGCTCTACGGCGGTTATGCCGGCAGCAGCTTTATTTTCCAGACCAAGAAGACGCCCCGCGATTATCTGCACCTGCTGGCCAATAACAGCGGTTATACCGGCGTAAACCTCAACTATAAATACCTCTCGCTCTTTTATGAATTCACATTGCCTTATACCAGTCTGGCCGACCGGAAAACTGGTCTGCGCAGCCGCAACCTGGAATTGTCGCAGTTTGGCAGCCGCTTCGGACTGGAAGCCAGTTATCAGCATGTGAACGGGATGTTGTTTGAGGTTCGCCGCCGTCGCAGTGAACCGCCCGTTACATTTGAAGATATCCGCTACCGGAAATACGCATTGAACCTTTATCTTTTTGCCAACCCTAAGCATTTTTCCTATAGTGCAGCCAACTTTTACAGCAAGTTGCAGCAGCGCACCGCCGGAAGCTGGCTGTTTATGGTCAGTCCTGAATACCAGCAATTCAGCTTTTCACATGCAAACCTGGTAGGCAACGAGATGAAAGACTCTATGGTGTATGAGCTTGTAAAGCCGCAGCCTACCTGGGTTTCCACGATCGGTTATGTTGGTTACGCTTTCAATCTGGTGATGGATGGAGGGCACTGGAGCATCAATCCTACTTTACTGCTGGGGGCAGGTGGGCAGTATCCGCTATACGACAGCCGTTTTAATCCGAAACAGATCACACTTGTATACAGTGCGCTGGCGCGTATGAACTGTGGGTATAATGGCGAGCACTTTTTCAGTTACCTCAGCGCCAGCCATGATTATGCCCGTAATCACCTGCCGGCAGCCCATCTTCACCTGCAGAACAGTGATTTCTCTGTCACACTCGGGTACCGTTTTTCCTCCCTTAAACATAAAATCCTGGGAGTCATATAA
- a CDS encoding RagB/SusD family nutrient uptake outer membrane protein, with the protein MKIHLNKYSRSFLAGMLLLVAASCKKEYTDPSGPAYDDAVSTANALTDVAVGLQNWYTANRTSTLYTSIATASLLTRGTYVVNAGNADEGQLYTGAAAVQNTNAVVTGMWAVSNKIIFDANRVLNAANSVITDPGYASGVIAYASIYKALALGNLAMFWTHVPDTIGVDVPFITSKEGYRKAVRVIDNALTVVNANAISAGFKANIPAGLDLVNTLYALKARYALFAGDYDVALAAASQVTVYSTFNYNSLTTNPIFTLVTATNNIYQVVDSTMGLPVGLQPDPGDKRVPFYVGTDVNPRFRVKGFFTATTQSIPVYLPGEITLIKAECYARKDDLVNGLLQLNKVVTKAPAADTFGVGAGLPAEVAATKDRLLELIYKHRHIELFMSGLELEDQRRFDRPVAERKRSWLPFPFVERNDNVNIPDDPTF; encoded by the coding sequence ATGAAAATACATCTCAATAAATACAGTCGTTCTTTTCTGGCAGGTATGCTGCTGTTGGTAGCCGCATCCTGTAAAAAAGAATATACAGACCCTTCAGGCCCCGCTTATGATGATGCTGTCAGCACAGCGAATGCCTTGACAGACGTAGCGGTGGGGCTGCAGAACTGGTATACTGCCAACAGGACAAGTACCTTATACACTTCTATTGCTACCGCCAGTCTGCTGACCCGCGGCACTTATGTTGTCAACGCAGGTAATGCAGATGAAGGCCAGCTATACACAGGCGCTGCCGCCGTGCAGAACACAAACGCTGTTGTTACCGGTATGTGGGCAGTGTCAAACAAGATCATTTTTGATGCCAACCGTGTGCTGAATGCTGCGAACAGCGTTATCACCGACCCTGGTTATGCCAGCGGTGTGATTGCTTATGCTTCCATATATAAGGCGCTGGCACTGGGCAATCTTGCTATGTTCTGGACACATGTACCTGATACTATTGGTGTGGATGTACCTTTCATCACCAGTAAGGAAGGATACAGAAAAGCGGTGCGTGTGATCGATAATGCGCTGACTGTTGTGAATGCCAATGCTATTAGTGCAGGCTTTAAAGCGAACATACCTGCAGGCCTCGATCTTGTGAACACCCTGTATGCTTTGAAGGCGCGTTATGCCTTGTTTGCAGGCGATTATGACGTTGCATTGGCCGCTGCCAGCCAGGTAACGGTTTATTCGACTTTCAACTACAATTCACTGACCACAAACCCGATCTTCACACTGGTAACAGCCACCAACAACATTTACCAGGTAGTGGATTCTACAATGGGGCTTCCTGTGGGTCTGCAACCTGACCCTGGAGATAAACGCGTACCATTTTATGTAGGGACTGATGTTAATCCGCGTTTTCGTGTAAAAGGATTCTTTACCGCTACGACCCAAAGTATTCCCGTATATCTGCCAGGTGAGATCACATTGATCAAAGCAGAATGTTATGCGCGTAAAGATGACCTGGTGAATGGTTTACTGCAACTGAACAAAGTAGTGACCAAGGCGCCCGCTGCCGATACGTTTGGCGTAGGTGCAGGCTTGCCCGCCGAAGTGGCTGCCACGAAAGACAGACTGCTGGAACTGATCTACAAGCATCGTCATATAGAACTCTTCATGAGCGGACTTGAACTGGAAGACCAGCGCAGGTTTGACAGACCGGTGGCAGAACGTAAACGTAGCTGGCTGCCATTTCCTTTCGTAGAAAGGAATGATAACGTCAACATACCTGACGATCCGACATTTTAG
- a CDS encoding SusC/RagA family TonB-linked outer membrane protein, protein MRSYQLFRLARCRYLLLLLVLQCFTAFAAFAQVKLSGKVTDETGATLPGITVAIKGTKLGATTSVDGVYNINADLKPGSYTLVFTGIGFAPAESALTIGTATTYTLNQQLSTSVSKLDEVVVTGASLGTTRKQLGTYISTVKSDELTKGATGNVLTALQGKTAGAQITQNSGDPAGGMSVKLRGISTISGSTEPLYIIDGVIIDNSTTRVTNADASYAGGNFAGNVGQNRMVDINPADIESIEVLNGAAAAAIYGSRANAGVVQIFTKKGKGGAPVVSFSTSFNVNELRKKLDVNQAPVKFGGTPDVSTQTILTDTIVRTTPVKRYDYQDYIFRTGIGTDNNVSVTGGQNKTRYYASASYLYNQGIVRNTDFNRYSFRLNLDQELNKWISFNATMNYIYSKTNEKPDGNSFFSPTNSVTIIGNYYDIHQRNALGNLLAVGERGRVNPVSVIEDFQQQQQTNRLIAGAGIKLRPIKNLTVDYHMGIDNYSQDGTTFIPPFAYNVSLGFFGGGAKLDPTQNGYASAGVNNSFLINHDVNVTYDAQITADLASVTQVGYSLQYQRGHYSLQQGRGLPPFVQTVSGAATPIPGADERTRLSISGQYIQQNFKYRDQLFVTGALRMDGSSVFGEDERNQLYTKLSGSYVLSGTDYWKSLNVSRWWNLFKLRAAYGQSGNLTGIPAYGRFNTYRAVAFIGAASFTSPTTYTNPNIKPERQQELEFGTDLAFWDNRINLSVNYYSKKVEDLLIARAIAPTQGYSTRLDNIGSLSNKGFEVVLNVAPVKSKSFNWDMTAIFNRNRNKALDIGQSILLYPTVSGAPVAIANGEPIGFFYGSFFARDANGNKLTKPNGIPVTEGGVQHSPFSYTPVRDPNTGLPPTTGVAALQKKIGDPNPDWTGTLTNDFSYKRLSLHTQLDIVQGVDVFNADFRTRQGVDNGKIAEQEDLGQLPRGFIAGNYNIQEWRIDDGSFVKLREVAFSYNFGKIKGLSDLTLSIGGRNLYSWDNYKGYDPEVNAAGQSTVLRGIDFGSVPAPRTYNVALRARF, encoded by the coding sequence ATGAGGAGCTATCAATTATTCCGGCTTGCCAGGTGCAGGTATCTGTTGCTTTTGCTGGTCTTACAATGCTTTACTGCCTTCGCTGCTTTTGCGCAGGTAAAGCTGTCAGGTAAGGTTACAGACGAAACGGGCGCTACCCTGCCCGGTATTACCGTAGCGATCAAAGGAACCAAACTGGGCGCCACTACATCAGTAGATGGCGTCTATAACATCAATGCCGATCTGAAACCCGGCAGTTATACACTCGTATTTACAGGAATAGGTTTTGCTCCTGCAGAAAGTGCATTAACAATTGGTACCGCCACTACCTATACGCTTAATCAGCAGTTAAGCACTTCGGTATCCAAACTGGATGAAGTAGTGGTAACAGGTGCTTCTCTCGGTACTACGCGTAAACAACTGGGTACGTATATCAGCACTGTAAAATCGGACGAGCTCACCAAAGGCGCTACCGGCAACGTATTGACAGCACTGCAGGGTAAAACTGCCGGTGCGCAGATCACACAGAACTCCGGCGATCCTGCCGGCGGAATGTCTGTAAAACTGCGTGGTATCAGTACTATCAGCGGTTCTACTGAACCACTGTATATTATCGATGGTGTGATCATCGACAACTCCACTACCCGCGTCACAAATGCTGACGCTTCCTATGCCGGTGGTAACTTTGCCGGTAATGTGGGGCAGAACCGTATGGTAGATATCAATCCTGCAGATATTGAAAGCATAGAAGTATTGAATGGCGCGGCTGCAGCTGCCATCTATGGTTCACGTGCCAATGCCGGTGTAGTGCAGATCTTTACAAAGAAAGGCAAGGGCGGTGCGCCGGTGGTAAGTTTCTCTACCAGCTTTAATGTGAACGAACTGCGTAAGAAACTGGACGTTAACCAGGCGCCTGTTAAGTTTGGTGGTACGCCTGACGTGTCTACACAGACGATCCTGACAGATACCATCGTGCGTACAACACCTGTAAAACGTTACGACTACCAGGACTATATCTTCCGCACAGGTATCGGTACAGACAACAACGTATCTGTAACAGGCGGGCAGAACAAAACCAGGTACTATGCATCTGCCAGTTACCTGTACAACCAGGGTATTGTAAGAAATACTGATTTCAACCGTTACAGCTTTCGCCTGAACCTGGACCAGGAGCTCAACAAATGGATCAGCTTCAATGCTACCATGAACTACATTTACAGTAAGACCAATGAAAAGCCGGATGGTAACTCTTTCTTTTCTCCTACCAACTCCGTTACGATCATTGGTAACTACTACGATATTCATCAGCGTAATGCATTGGGTAACCTGCTGGCAGTGGGAGAGCGCGGACGTGTGAACCCTGTTTCTGTCATTGAGGATTTTCAGCAGCAACAGCAGACCAACAGGTTGATTGCCGGCGCCGGTATCAAGCTGAGGCCAATCAAGAACCTGACCGTAGATTATCACATGGGGATCGATAACTACAGCCAGGACGGCACCACCTTTATTCCTCCTTTTGCATACAATGTAAGCCTTGGCTTCTTTGGTGGTGGCGCAAAGCTTGATCCTACACAGAATGGTTATGCCAGTGCCGGTGTTAATAATTCCTTCCTGATCAACCATGATGTGAACGTTACCTACGATGCGCAGATCACTGCTGACCTGGCATCTGTAACGCAGGTAGGATATTCCCTGCAATACCAGCGTGGGCATTATTCCCTCCAACAGGGCAGGGGATTGCCTCCATTCGTACAGACGGTGAGCGGCGCTGCTACACCTATACCCGGTGCAGATGAGCGTACCCGTTTATCTATCTCCGGTCAGTACATACAACAGAACTTTAAATACCGTGATCAGCTCTTTGTTACAGGGGCATTGAGAATGGATGGTTCTTCCGTATTTGGCGAAGATGAGCGCAACCAGCTCTACACAAAGCTAAGCGGCAGTTATGTGTTATCAGGTACAGATTACTGGAAATCGCTGAATGTATCCCGTTGGTGGAACCTGTTTAAACTCAGGGCTGCCTATGGTCAGTCCGGCAACCTGACAGGTATCCCTGCTTATGGCCGCTTCAATACTTACAGGGCAGTTGCCTTTATCGGTGCGGCATCTTTCACATCGCCGACCACTTACACCAATCCCAATATCAAACCTGAAAGACAGCAGGAACTGGAGTTTGGTACAGATCTGGCCTTCTGGGACAACCGTATCAACCTCTCCGTTAACTACTACAGCAAGAAAGTGGAAGACCTGCTGATTGCCCGTGCTATCGCACCAACACAGGGTTACAGCACCCGCCTGGATAACATTGGTTCACTTTCCAATAAGGGTTTTGAAGTAGTATTGAATGTAGCGCCTGTGAAAAGCAAAAGTTTCAACTGGGATATGACAGCTATCTTCAACCGTAACAGGAATAAAGCGTTGGACATCGGGCAGTCCATCCTGCTGTATCCAACCGTGAGTGGTGCGCCGGTTGCTATTGCTAATGGAGAGCCCATTGGCTTCTTCTATGGTAGTTTCTTTGCCCGCGATGCTAATGGTAATAAGCTGACAAAACCCAATGGTATTCCGGTTACAGAGGGCGGTGTACAGCACTCGCCTTTTTCTTACACTCCTGTAAGAGATCCGAATACCGGTTTACCGCCAACTACAGGTGTGGCTGCGCTGCAGAAGAAAATAGGCGATCCTAATCCCGATTGGACAGGTACCCTCACCAACGATTTCAGCTATAAGAGACTCAGTCTGCACACACAGCTGGATATCGTACAGGGAGTTGATGTATTTAACGCTGATTTCAGAACAAGGCAAGGTGTGGACAACGGAAAGATAGCCGAACAGGAAGACCTGGGACAGTTGCCCCGTGGATTCATTGCCGGCAACTACAATATCCAGGAATGGAGAATAGATGATGGCTCTTTTGTAAAACTGAGGGAAGTGGCTTTCAGCTATAACTTCGGTAAGATCAAAGGACTAAGTGATCTGACGCTTAGCATAGGCGGCCGTAACCTGTATTCATGGGATAACTACAAAGGATATGACCCTGAGGTAAATGCGGCAGGACAAAGCACTGTATTGCGTGGTATCGATTTCGGTAGTGTACCTGCTCCCAGGACATATAATGTAGCGCTTCGTGCCAGATTCTAA
- a CDS encoding DeoR/GlpR family DNA-binding transcription regulator, giving the protein MLKEERHAYILHQVNLHNKVLSSHLSEQIQVSEDTIRRDLAELAQEGKIIKVHGGALSNSFHQGITSQDVYAVKDKKTIALKAVELIHDGMFVLTTGGTTIAELARVLPRELQATFITVSLPAAFEYANHPNIEVIVIGDKLSKGSKITVGGEAISKIKMIKADLCFLGNNAIDAEDGLTDNDWDVVQVKRAMISTAKKVVVLTISEKINTSEQLKICDVDEIDILITELPPDAKKLQPYKKKGIQIL; this is encoded by the coding sequence ATGTTAAAGGAAGAACGCCATGCATACATACTTCATCAGGTAAACCTGCACAACAAGGTGTTGTCTTCTCATCTGAGCGAACAGATACAGGTATCGGAAGATACTATCCGCCGTGACCTTGCAGAGCTGGCACAGGAGGGGAAGATCATAAAAGTGCATGGCGGCGCACTTTCCAATTCATTTCATCAGGGTATCACATCACAGGATGTATACGCGGTAAAAGATAAAAAGACCATAGCTTTAAAAGCCGTTGAACTGATACATGACGGCATGTTTGTATTAACTACAGGGGGGACTACGATAGCAGAGCTGGCCCGTGTGCTGCCAAGAGAGTTACAGGCCACGTTCATTACTGTAAGCCTCCCTGCTGCTTTTGAATATGCCAATCACCCGAATATAGAAGTGATCGTGATAGGCGATAAACTATCCAAAGGATCAAAGATCACAGTAGGGGGGGAGGCTATTTCAAAGATAAAAATGATCAAAGCAGACCTGTGTTTCCTCGGAAACAATGCCATTGATGCGGAAGATGGTTTAACAGATAATGACTGGGATGTAGTGCAGGTAAAAAGAGCCATGATCAGCACTGCCAAGAAAGTAGTGGTATTGACCATTTCAGAGAAGATCAATACATCCGAACAGTTAAAGATCTGTGATGTGGATGAGATAGATATATTAATTACTGAGCTGCCACCCGATGCTAAAAAATTGCAGCCATATAAAAAGAAGGGTATACAGATTTTATAA
- a CDS encoding anhydro-N-acetylmuramic acid kinase, which translates to MNTNLQRLFTIAQKPVRRIIGLMSGTSLDGLDVALCAVSGSGMDTRVTVEHFETVPYPARVKDEIRKVFAKETISFQQLCLLNPWLGILHARWISNCLRKWSILPGEVDLIASHGQTVYHSPKRLHNRSGFLNATLQIGDGDHIAVNTRIITLSDFRQKHIAAGGEGAPLALYGDYCLFSKRGENRIMLNMGGIANFTLLPGDLDPECVFVTDTGPGNTLLDAFAREFFDVEYDKDAVFAKQGTMNESLLAALKDEPFLKATFPRTTGPELFNKAYVKMAQERSKTTDLSPYDIMATLTHFSAETITEALQWVVRKEKDYAIYASGGGAHNPLLTSLIREKLPRLQWHTTDELGIAGDAKEAVLFAILANEAICGEGINFGKPGMPAITMGKLSFPA; encoded by the coding sequence ATGAACACAAACCTCCAACGGCTGTTTACAATTGCGCAAAAGCCGGTAAGGCGCATTATCGGGCTGATGTCGGGTACCTCACTGGATGGGCTGGATGTAGCACTATGTGCTGTCAGTGGCAGTGGAATGGATACGCGTGTTACGGTGGAACATTTTGAAACGGTGCCTTACCCGGCACGCGTGAAAGATGAGATCCGGAAGGTGTTTGCAAAAGAGACGATCTCTTTTCAGCAGCTTTGCCTCTTAAATCCATGGCTGGGAATCCTGCACGCTCGCTGGATATCGAATTGCTTGCGGAAATGGAGTATTCTTCCGGGTGAAGTAGATCTCATTGCCTCCCATGGACAAACAGTGTATCATAGTCCCAAACGTTTACACAACCGATCTGGTTTCCTGAATGCCACTTTGCAGATAGGAGATGGAGATCATATCGCTGTAAATACAAGGATTATCACCCTGAGTGATTTCAGACAGAAGCATATTGCTGCAGGTGGAGAAGGTGCGCCGCTCGCTTTGTATGGAGATTATTGTCTGTTCTCCAAAAGGGGCGAAAACAGGATCATGCTGAATATGGGGGGGATCGCCAACTTTACGCTTCTGCCGGGAGACCTTGATCCGGAATGCGTATTTGTAACAGATACGGGGCCAGGTAATACATTGCTGGATGCTTTTGCGAGAGAGTTCTTCGACGTGGAATACGATAAAGATGCTGTATTTGCTAAACAAGGCACGATGAACGAAAGTTTATTGGCGGCATTGAAAGACGAGCCATTTTTGAAAGCTACATTCCCCCGCACAACAGGGCCTGAACTGTTTAACAAAGCATATGTAAAAATGGCACAGGAGCGCAGCAAGACCACCGATCTTTCCCCATATGATATCATGGCTACACTGACGCATTTTAGCGCAGAGACGATTACCGAGGCTCTGCAGTGGGTGGTGCGGAAGGAAAAAGACTATGCGATATATGCAAGTGGCGGAGGCGCACATAACCCTTTGCTGACAAGCTTGATCAGGGAAAAGCTGCCACGTCTGCAATGGCATACTACCGATGAATTGGGCATAGCCGGAGATGCAAAAGAAGCCGTGCTCTTTGCCATACTTGCCAATGAAGCGATTTGTGGAGAAGGCATCAACTTCGGTAAGCCCGGTATGCCGGCTATTACCATGGGAAAACTGTCATTTCCGGCATAA
- the murQ gene encoding N-acetylmuramic acid 6-phosphate etherase, translating into MLTTEMSSRFNDLEKMSVRALLEGINSEDATVPQAVAKAIPQIERLVMAAVEKMREGGRLFYIGAGTSGRLGIVDASECPPTFGVPHELVVGIIAGGDKAIRKAVEFAEDDRQQAAKDLDSFHINDKDVVIGIAASGTTPYVIGGVKTMRERGIVTGCVTCNTGSPLAAAVEYPVEAEVGAEFLTGSTRMKSGTAQKLILNMISTSIMIQLGRVKGNKMVDMQLSNHKLVDRATRMVMSELNVDEATARQLIAEKGSVRAAIESRKS; encoded by the coding sequence ATGCTTACAACTGAAATGTCTTCCCGGTTCAATGACCTGGAGAAGATGAGTGTCCGCGCCCTGCTGGAAGGGATCAATAGTGAAGATGCTACAGTGCCCCAGGCGGTAGCGAAAGCCATTCCCCAGATAGAAAGACTGGTAATGGCAGCAGTGGAGAAAATGAGAGAAGGAGGTCGCCTGTTCTACATTGGCGCCGGTACCAGCGGAAGGCTGGGCATTGTCGATGCATCAGAATGCCCGCCTACATTTGGTGTACCGCATGAATTGGTAGTGGGTATCATTGCCGGGGGCGATAAAGCCATCCGCAAGGCAGTGGAATTTGCTGAAGATGACAGGCAGCAGGCAGCGAAAGACCTGGATAGTTTTCATATCAATGATAAGGATGTGGTCATAGGCATTGCGGCGTCGGGCACCACGCCTTATGTAATAGGAGGGGTGAAGACCATGCGGGAAAGAGGTATTGTAACGGGATGTGTAACCTGTAACACAGGCAGTCCGCTGGCTGCCGCAGTGGAGTATCCTGTGGAAGCGGAAGTAGGAGCGGAGTTCCTGACCGGCAGTACCCGCATGAAATCAGGCACAGCGCAAAAGCTGATCCTGAATATGATCTCCACATCCATCATGATACAACTGGGAAGGGTGAAGGGAAATAAGATGGTAGATATGCAACTGAGCAACCATAAACTGGTAGACCGTGCTACAAGGATGGTGATGAGTGAGCTGAATGTGGATGAAGCCACCGCACGCCAGCTGATAGCAGAAAAAGGAAGTGTAAGGGCCGCCATAGAAAGCAGGAAATCATGA
- a CDS encoding sodium:solute symporter, with protein sequence MTPGLLFSIVIAYFVILLIVAWYTGRNSNNESFFIGNRNSNWMLVAFGMIGTSLSGVTFVSVPGDVGKTAFGYFQVALGNMMGYVVIAFVLLPLYYRLQLTSIYNYFSTRFGTKSYKTGASFFILSRTLGATARLYLVVNILQNLLEEAFKDQFQVPFWLTTLIILLMILLYTFEGGVKTIVYTDTLQTTCMLAGLVICIVYILNRLDLNIGSSLQAMGEKGMSKIFFTDPNSPLFFFKQILGGAFITITMTGMDQEMMQKNISVKRLVDAQKNVMTLSLIFGVVILLFLFLGGLLYLYAETIGVTAASDKLFPTLALDAQRMPAAISVIFIIALISALFPSADGAITALTSSFCIDILNIQRREDLSEKEKKKTRRIVHLAFTAVFLLIVLVFKHIDSQSMISVILKVASYTYGPLLGLFAFGILTKRTVNDNMVPGIALAAPVLCYVLEMTQTYLFKDYKIGLELLVINGLFMFIGLWLSSRNFQKKGLLS encoded by the coding sequence ATGACACCAGGCCTTTTGTTTTCTATTGTCATTGCGTATTTCGTTATCCTATTGATCGTAGCCTGGTATACCGGCCGTAATTCAAACAATGAGTCTTTCTTTATAGGCAACCGTAACAGTAACTGGATGCTGGTGGCTTTCGGGATGATCGGTACTTCGCTCAGCGGCGTCACCTTTGTCAGCGTGCCCGGAGATGTAGGTAAAACGGCTTTCGGTTACTTCCAGGTGGCTTTGGGGAACATGATGGGATATGTTGTCATCGCATTCGTACTGCTGCCCTTATATTACCGCCTGCAGCTCACCTCCATCTATAACTATTTCAGTACGCGCTTCGGCACGAAGTCTTATAAAACAGGCGCCTCCTTCTTTATATTATCAAGAACCCTGGGGGCCACAGCCAGGTTGTACCTCGTGGTAAATATCCTGCAGAACTTACTGGAGGAAGCATTCAAAGATCAGTTCCAGGTACCTTTCTGGCTCACTACACTGATCATCCTGCTGATGATCCTCCTGTATACATTCGAGGGCGGTGTGAAAACGATCGTATATACCGATACCCTGCAGACCACCTGTATGCTGGCGGGTCTTGTCATTTGTATCGTGTATATCCTGAACCGCCTTGACCTGAACATCGGCAGCAGCCTGCAGGCCATGGGAGAGAAAGGCATGTCAAAGATCTTCTTCACAGATCCGAACAGTCCCCTGTTCTTTTTCAAACAGATACTCGGCGGGGCCTTCATCACGATCACGATGACAGGTATGGATCAGGAAATGATGCAGAAGAACATTTCCGTAAAGCGCCTGGTAGATGCACAGAAGAATGTGATGACACTGAGCCTGATCTTCGGCGTAGTAATACTCCTGTTCCTGTTCCTTGGTGGTTTGTTGTACTTATATGCTGAAACCATTGGTGTGACAGCGGCCTCCGACAAACTGTTCCCAACACTGGCCCTGGATGCCCAGCGTATGCCGGCAGCTATTTCTGTGATCTTTATCATCGCCCTGATCTCCGCATTATTCCCCAGTGCTGATGGCGCTATCACAGCGCTGACCTCTTCCTTCTGTATCGATATCCTGAACATTCAGCGGAGAGAAGATCTGTCGGAAAAAGAAAAAAAGAAGACCCGGCGTATCGTGCACCTTGCCTTCACTGCGGTATTCCTGCTGATAGTGTTGGTGTTTAAACATATTGACAGCCAGAGTATGATCTCTGTCATACTGAAAGTGGCCTCCTACACGTATGGGCCGCTACTGGGGCTGTTTGCTTTCGGTATTCTGACCAAACGTACGGTGAATGATAACATGGTGCCTGGTATTGCGCTGGCTGCACCGGTGCTGTGTTATGTACTGGAAATGACGCAGACATATCTTTTCAAAGACTATAAAATAGGCCTGGAATTGCTTGTCATTAACGGATTGTTTATGTTCATCGGTTTGTGGCTGAGCTCCCGGAACTTTCAGAAAAAAGGACTGCTGTCCTGA